The Apodemus sylvaticus chromosome 5, mApoSyl1.1, whole genome shotgun sequence genome has a segment encoding these proteins:
- the LOC127684486 gene encoding olfactory receptor 4F15-like, with product MLKKNYTEVSEFVFLGLSTSRKFQHFFLSFSIIFYVAIVLGNTLIVFTLAFDSHLHSPMYFLLGNLALIDLCLSTLTVPKMISDLSSGHNTISFQGCVFQIFVLHVLGASEMVLLVAMAWDRYVAICKPLHYLTIMSPRMCLILLSGAWVIGFLHSVAQLAFIIKLSFCGPNEIDSFYCDLPQFIKLACIDPKKMQFMVTANSGFISMSTFFLLIISYIVILFIVRKHSSSGDLSKALSTLSAHISVVVLFFAPCIFVYMWPFPTVPVDKFLAILDFMITPILNPAIYTLRNKDMKVAMRRLISQLFNMRKSS from the coding sequence atgcttaaaaaaaattataccgAGGTGTCTGAATTTGTGTTTCTGGGACTTTCAACATCTAGAAAATTTCAACATTTCTTCCTTAGTTTCTCTATCATATTTTATGTAGCAATCGTGCTGGGAAACACCCTTATTGTGTTTACACTAGCCTTTGACTCGCATTTGCATTCACCTATGTACTTTCTTTTGGGAAACCTCGCACTTATTGACTTATGTCTTTCCACCTTAACTGTTCCCAAAATGATTTCTGACCTGTCCTCTGGACACAATACCATCTCATTCCAGGGTTGTGTCTTCCAGATATTTGTCCTTCATGTCCTTGGGGCATCTGAGATGGTATTGCTGGTAGCCATGGCCTGGGACAGATATGTGGCCATATGCAAGCCCCTCCACTACCTGACCATCATGAGCCCACGAATGTGCCTTATTCTTCTGTCTGGTGCCTGGGTTATTGGCTTTTTACATTCAGTGGCTCAATTAGCATTTATTATCAAGTTGAGTTTTTGTGGTCCTAATGAGATAGATAGTTTTTACTGTGATCTTCCTCAGTTTATCAAACTGGCCTGCATAGATCCCAAGAAAATGCAGTTCATGGTTACTGCCAACAGTGGGTTTATTTCCATGAGCACCTTCTTCTTATTGATAATCTCCTACATTGTTATCCTGTTCATTGTAAGAAAACATTCATCATCAGGTGATTTGTCCAAGgccctctctactctctctgctcaCATCTCCGTAGTAGTTTTATTCTTTGCACCATGCATCTTTGTGTACATGTGGCCATTTCCTACTGTGCCGGTGGATAAATTCCTTGCCATTCTGGACTTCATGATTACACCCATCCTGAACCCTGCTATTTACACATTGAGGAACAAAGACATGAAGGTGGCAATGAGAAGACTGAtttctcagctattcaatatGAGGAAATCATCCTAA